A stretch of DNA from Campylobacter concisus:
TGCCAATTATCGCTTAGGCTATCGTCAAATTTAAAGCCTTCCTTAAATTTATTTAGATTTAAACTCACGATCTTTTCTAAACTTACTTTTGCGCTAAGTGCGGCTGGTATGGAGCCAACCATACTCATAAATGAGCCTCTTAAAAATAGTATCGTTAAGCTAATGCTTAGTGCCGTTTGCAGGCTCGCCCAGTCAAATGCCACGCACAAAAATACACAAAGTCCAACTGAGCCAAGCAGCATAATGTTTGTAAAATTATCGCTTAATGCGTGATAAATATCGGCCTTTACCATATTTTGACGTTTTTTATCGCCTGTAAAATTTAACTCATCAAAGCAGACACTTGCCCTTGCTCTATTTAAACTAAGCTCTCTATGCCCCTCTACGATATCGTCGTAGTGCTTTTGTAATGCGTCATCTTGAACTCTAGAATGCTTAAAATAAAGATGAATTTTTTTCATAAAAAGTGTATTTATAAAAAGAGTCGCACCGATCCAAATGGATAAAAAGATAAAAATTTTTGGAGCGATTACACAAAGATAGATGCTCGCACAGATGATGAAAACTAGGCTTTGTATAAAACCAGTAGCACTCATAAAAGCAAATGTGATCGTTTTTATGTCATTGTTTAGACTAGCTATGATCTTTGCCTTACCGATCTCATTTACCACGCTATTTGGCGTATCTAAAATTTGCTTTACACTTTGATATCTTAGCTCGTAGATAAATTTATGCCCAAAATTTGTAAGCGATATATTTGCGGCGATGGCGCTTATAAAAAATAAAAGTAAGACTGCTATAAATTTAATTGCAAGAATCGGGTCAAATTCCTTTAAGCTTACAAGCTCATTATTTATAAATGAAAGAGTCCAGACGCCAAACCCGCTAAATACGAGTGCTAATAACACTATTTTAGAAATTTGATAGATATTTTTTTTAATTAAATTTGCAAGCATTACATCGCAGCTCGCGGCTGAATGATATTTGGCTCATACTTTTGTTCAGTATTTTCGCTCATTATGTGAAGCACCTTGCTTCTTTTTATCTTAGCGTCATCTTTAAATATCGCACGCACTTTGTCCATGCCAGCATAAAAATCACGCATAAGCACGATGCAGATATATTTGCCAAAAAATGTCGGCTTAATAATGCCATTTTCTTCATATACCGCATTTACAAGCTTAAGCAAGCTAAGCTCCATAAATAAGGCTTTGTTAATGTTTGTGTTATTTTCATCGTTATATCTTTTAATATCAACTCCGCCATCAAAAAGCCTTGTTAAAAACGTGTATTTAAGTCGCTCTTTCTTGCTAAAGCCACATTTTGCAATGACTGGACTTTGCCTATTTTTTATCCTTTTGCCGTATTCAAGTAGATTAAACGCGTTTATTACAAGCTCACCGTTAAGAAAGCTAAATGCTCCGCTACCAACGCCAAGATACTCTAAATTTGAGCCAACATATTCGTCGCGAAGGTCAGCACTTTTTTCGTTTGAAAATGCCCAGGCGTTGCTCTGCTTGTATCCGCTCTTAGCAAATTCGCTCACGATGATCTCATAAAATTCACGCTCATTATCTACGTTTGAAACACCAAGTGAGCGAGCTATATTCTCTCTTGTTAGCTCTGATTTCATAAGTGGATAGAAGGTGATTTGTTGTGGAGAGATGGATTTTGCAGTATTTATGTCGTTTATGAGCTGCTCTTTTGTTTGATTTGGCAGGTTAAAGATGAGATCCAGGCTAATGACTGGGATCTTCCCAAGAGCGAGCTCAAGCTTTCTTTTTATCTCCTTGGCTGAGCCAAATTTTTCGTATCTGCCAACTCTTTTTAACGTTTCATCATCAAAGCTTTGTACGCCAACGCTTAGTCGATCAATTAATCCATCAAATCTAGATAAACTCTCGGGTGAGATGTGATTTGGATCGCTTTCTGCTGAAATTTCATCTATACTAAAAAGCTCTTTTGCAAGCTTAAGTGTCTTCTCAAGCTCTGGCTCATTTATAAGCGTCGTGCCACCACCAACATAAAGTGAATCAAAGTCAAATCCAGCCTCTTTAACCTGCCTCATCTCCTCACGTAAATTTTCAAAGTAAATTTTTGCAAGTTCTTGCTCATAGTGGTACTTATGAAACGAGCAATATGGGCAGAATGTGTGACAAAATGGTACATGTGCGTAGAGCATATACTTTTTGTCTTTTTTGGGAGTTTTGGTGTAGGTTGTAGTTAAAATGTCTATATTAAATTCATTATATAGTGATCTTTGAATAGAATTATGAGCGTAATTTACGGCAAAATTCTCGACAAAATTTTTAAAGATCATAACTAATCACCTTAAATAAGTTTGGTTTTAAATTGATGTGTTAGGATAGCTAACTTTTAATAAATTTAGCCTTGTGTTAAAGAAATTTTTAGCTTAGCCAGATAAATTTGGCCTATAAATTTTAATTTTTTGAATCCGCAAATTTCACGTATTGATCAAATTTTAATCCCAAAGCTTAAGGAAGTTGCTCCTTGGCCCTTGAGATAATTTTGCTTGCATCAAGCTCAAATCTTATTTCCTGATCTTTTCCATAGCCAATTGTTTCCAAATAATAAAATTTACCAAGCGTTGATAGGGCTTTGATGTTATAAAGCTTTATAGTGCCACTTATCTTATTTTCGTCATAATAAGTTTTGTGGCTACCGATGTTTGTGCTATTTTTGGAAATCTCGTCCGGAAAAGTACCTAGTGCGCTTTTTTCAACTACTATGTATTTGTAATTAATATTACCTATTTCAAGCCAGCCTGCTATCGAATTCGCAAATAATAGAAAAGAATATATTGGTACACATATTATCATGCTAACAAACAACCATTTATACCCTTTGTTGTTATAAATATCTTTTGCTATATATAAAGATATAGGTAGTGCTAAAATACACCCCATTATTAAAAATGCAAAAAGAACTAGTTTGGTGAATTCAATAGTGGTAGTATTATAATAGACAACACACGAAAGCAAAAGAGTAACTATTAATAACAAAACAAATACTATCATTTCTTTTTTATTACGTTTATCAAAAAAGACTATACAATCTATATATGAAACACAAGCAATAAAGGAAACAACCAATGAAATTACATAATCTTTACCAATAAACAATAGTGACAACATGAAAACTAGCACTAAAAGAATAAAGACAGATACTATAAATGGCATGCAGAATTTGTCATTATGATAGCCAGGAAAAAAAATAGTAGGCATTATAAACAACAAAGAAATAAGAAACGATACGAAGAATATTAATCCACCGAAATAAAATATATCGGAACCACTTATCGCCGGAAAATATCCAACATTATAAAAATATATAAAATAACAAATTATACTAACGGCAGATAGTGCCATAGGATAAAATTTTAAAATAATATCTATGTTTATATTATCTACTAATTCTTGTTTGTTTTTTTGTTCCATAAAGTGTCCTAAAAATTCAGATATCTAAATAACTCAAACTTTACCAAATTTAACTATCCAAGCACCTTCGCGATTTCGCTCCAGCCCAAATTCTCAGCAAAATCAGCCGCTGTTTTGCCACTTTTTGTGCGGGCGTTTTTATCAGCGCCGTTTTCTAGCAAAAAATTTACAAGATTTAAATTTCCAGCGATCGCCTCGTTGTGAAGTTGCGTATAGCCAAACTCATCAGCGTCTGTGACCATATTTGGGTGCTCTTTTATATATTGCTTTACTTGCTCATACGTATTTTTGCTCATTGGATGCTCTATCAAATTTTCAGGGTGCTCTTTTTGCTCGTAAACTACCAAAATATCGTTAAAATCGCCAAAATCAAGCCCCCACTCTTTATCGTGCTCTTTTAGCTCTTTCTTTTGCATGCGTGAGCGCATCGCCTGCACGCTAAATCCGCCGTATGCGCGTCCATCTATCGAAAAGAGCCAGTCACTCATCTCGTCTATCTTTGCGCTTATTTGGTCGCCTAATTTCACGTTTTGCACGCTATCAGGCTCATTTATGAGCGTACCATATATCGTTTCGCCGTCAAATTCCACATCGTCTATCCACATGTGCTCGCCAACTTCTTCGCCATTTACGACATCTAAAAAGCAAATTTTTACCATCGCATAGTCAAGTGCTGGTACGATCCTGCGGCGCTCCCAGTAGACCTCACGCCAAAAATATCTAAAGCTCTCTCTGGCCTGCTCAAACGCACGCTGCATATAGTCTTCGTCGCTACTTACAAAATAGATCGGCATTTGCTTGCCAAGATCGATTTGTTTACCGAGAATTTTCTTAAAAAAGCTCATTTTTTTGTCCTTTTTTAATTTTAGATAGATCAAATTTGAATACAAAATGATAAGGTAAATTTCACTCATAAATTCGACAAATTTTAAATACAAAAATCATGCGAAATTTCTCAAATTTAGCCCAAAATCCTACAAAATTTTAAATATAAAAGTCACGCAACCATTTCGCAAAATTAGGCGAGGCGATTTCAAAAATTTAGCCTACCAATTTCAAATTTAAACAAAAATGTCGTGAGATGGATTTAAATGTTGCGACGAAAAAATAAGCGTGCGCTAGGCATACAGCCTGCGGAGTGAAAATTTTTCTAGCTCATTTAAAGGCACTCACGAGAGGCCGTTATTTTAGGTTTTTAAAGCTTATTGGAAGTTCTAAATTTAGCCCCCTCACCAGCTTTATACACTCCTGCAGATCGTCTATGCTTTTGCTTGTTACTCTGATCTCTTCGCCCCTGATCTGCGCGCTCACCTTGATCTTTGAGTCTTTGATTGCTTTAGTAATCTTTTTTGAGTTTTCAGCGTCAAGTGTGTCGTTTAGTTTTAGCGTCGCTTTTAAATTTCCACCGCTTGCTGGCTCTCTTTTTGTCTCTGTGATCGCCACTGGTGGGATGTTGCGCTTGATGAGCTTTGAGATCACGATGTCTTCTAGCGCGTCTATCTTGTTGTCGCTTGAGCTAAGAAGCGTGATAAATTTCTCCTTTTCATTTAGCTCGACCTCGGCCGCAAGTCCTTTAAAGTCATACCTCGCAGCAATCTCTTTTTTCGCCGTCTCAAGAGCGTTTTTAACCTCCATCATATCGACCTCAGCACTTATATCAAAACTATGCTCAGTTGCCATTTTTATCCTTTCAAATTTATTTAAATAGCCCTTTGATCTTCTCAAAAAGCGACTTTTTGCCAGTCTCTTCTTGATTTATGGCCTCGTCAATCTGCTGCACTGCGGTCTGTGCGTAGATGATAGCGCCCTTTGGATCGCAGTTAAAGAGGTTTGAATATGAGCTTGATTTGTTTAGATCAAGTGGATTTGGCTCCACGACCTCTGTGGCCTCAAGCAAGCCTGTTTCTAGCTCGCATGCGTAGTTTAGAGCATCTAAAAATGTAGGTAAATTTTGCGCGTAAAAGCCATCAATCGCCCCTTTTATCTCGCCATCTGCCTCATAGTCAGCCTTTAGTTTAGCTACGTTTTTAGCGCTCACATAAGCGCCACAACAGTAGTTTTCGGTGATCTCATTATAAATTTCGCCACTAAATTTATCCAAAAACTTACTTGGTAAAATTTCTCGCCAGTTACTAATGTAGTTTTTAAATTTCTCATTTTGCTGTGCCAAAGAGCTTAGCGCTGTGCCCCGAGTGTAGAAATACTTTCTAAAAAATCCTTGTGTGACGGCGATACAAAAGCCGTGAGTTTTGTTAAAAATTTCATCGTCTTTATACTGCAACGCAGCGCTTAGTGTATCTTTGTACTTTTGTGTGTAAAATTCCTCTACGCCAGCTTTGCTAGCAAGCGCTAAAACCTCGTCAAATTTACCAGCCCTTACAAGCTCAAGTGCCTCAAAATACCACTTTGAAATTTCATCTTCGCTAATGGCGTGATAGCTTATATCATAGCCCATTACTTGCTCTCATTGATGAAATTTTCAATGTTTGCGACGATCTTTGTGATGAGTGTCTTTCTAGCCTCCAAGCTGCCCCATGCTACGTGCGGAGTGATGAGTAGATTTTCTTTATTCTTTACATTTAAAAATAGGCTATTTTCGCTCATTGGCTCGCTTTCTAAAACGTCCGTACCAAAGCGTAAATTTCTCTCATCTATCGCCCTTGCCATCGCCGCTTCATCCACTATGCCGCCACGTCCTAAATTTAGCACTATCGCCTCATCTTTTAGCAAATTTATCTCGTTTGCGCCTAGTAAATTTCTAGTCTTTTCATTTAGCGGTGCGTGTATGCTGATGATGTTACTGCTCCTTAGTAGCTCGTCTAAGCTTTTTTGCTTAAATTCGCTATTTTTATTTGCTCCGCTTGTTGAGTAGTAGCTCACGTTTGCACCAAATGCACGCGCCACTGCCGCCACGCTGTGCCCTATCTCGCCAAGTCCGATGATGCCAAATTCTTTGCCAGCGATCTCGCTGATATCTGCACCAAGATAGGTAAAAATTTCACTCTTCACCCACTCGCCACTTTTTACGTATTCATCATAAAATTTGATGCGATTTGTTAGCTCAAAAAGTAAGGCAAATGTGTGCTGCACTACGCTTGCGGTTGAGTAGCCAGCAACGTTTTTAACAGCTATATTTTTAACTTTTGCATGCTCTAGATCGACATTATTCATCCCAGTTGCGCTTATGCAGATAAGCTTTAAATTTGTCGCGTCCATTACGGCTTTGTTGATGACGACCTTGTTTGTGATGACGACATCAACGCCCTTTAGACGGGGCACGACCTCATCGCTTTTGGTTTTTTGGTAGCTGATAAACTCGCCAAATTTCTTAAAAACACTAAGATCTACGTTTTCTCCCAGCGTGGCCGCGTCTAAACAAACGATCTTCATCTTTAGTCCTTAATGAAATGTCCTACAAATTTAGAGTAGTTATCTAAAATTTTACCGCCCTTTCTATATCCAAGTGCGCACGCTTCATAAGCGTAAAATACGCCAGCTTGGTAGCTCTCGCCTCTCTCATCTTGATTAAACTCGTAAAATTCTTGATAGATGGCTTTGTTTGAGTCGTATTCGCCGTCATTACTTGCTATTTGTGCGCCGTTTTCATCGTGTATTGAGACGTTTGCGCCTTCTCTGCCAAATACCGGCTTTTTCACATATTTTTTGCCTTTTAGCGGCTCATTTGAGGTTTCAAGCAAGAGCGGATGATTAGGATATAGATCCCAAAGGATTTTTAAAATCCCCTTGCTTTGGAAAAGCAGCGTGTAGGCTGGATTTATGATGATAGCTTTTTGGTTTTTGATGATGTTTGAGAGTATGAGAGCCAGCTCGCCCTCATCGATCGCTATGCTCTCCCAAGGGACAAGCTTAAACCAGTACTCGAAATTTTCATCGCCTTTAAAAATGCCCTCGTCATCATTGAAAACGACCTCGTCAACGTAGGCAAAGTCTGTTTCAAAGCCAGCCTCTTTTGCGATGTATTGTAGTAATTTTACGGTTTGCTCATCCTCGATACTACCAGCGATAGAGCTAAAGAGTATCCCCCAACCCTCGTAAACATCCTCAAAATTTACATTATCGTCGCCAAGAGTGATAAGGCGTTTAAAATTTTGCTTTAGAGCTTCGTAAAGGTTATTAAATTGCTCTGCTTCGTCCATGTGATTTAGCTTTAGCATCGCCCACTGAATGATCGCCGTCTCAAAGACTGCCGTTGGCGTATCGGCGTTAAATTCAATCAGTTTTATCGGCTTGCCATCAAGTCCGCCTGCTAGATCAAATCTGCCGTAAAGGTGCCAGTGAACGTCATTTTCCCAGCTATTTTTGATGATATCTACTAGGTTAAATGGTATGCCTATTTCGTGAAAAAGGTTGTTGTCAATGACGTACTGAGCGGCATTTACATACATATCGTATAGCTCATTTGCTGCTTCACAATAAGCATCTGCCTCGCTTGCTTTTACCTGCACGATCTCATCTGCGATATATGAGCTGTTATCGTTATCTGTATGCCATGCAAAGCCGATTTTCTCCATAAATTCGTTATTTAATGGCGTGATTTTTTTTAAATTTATCATTTTTCAGCCTCCAAAGCTTGATGAGCTAGAGCTTGATTTTGATCCACCACCGAAAAATCCACTCTTGCCACCACTACTTCTTGCGGCAGAATTTGCCGCTTTTTGCTTATTAAAGCTATCAACGCTTCTTGTGTATGCGCTTGGATTTTTGTAAGAATTTTGACGAGTAGCTTGGAAATTTTGATTTCCAAAAAGCTTGCTACCTATCCAGCTACCAAGTATCGCTCCAGCAGCAGAGGCAAGTATCGTCTCACCAAGGCTTAGACCGCCGCTACTTAGCTGTGCGTCGCTCGTTTTTGTTAAATTTGAAGTGCCATTGTCA
This window harbors:
- a CDS encoding cyclic peptide export ABC transporter, which encodes MLANLIKKNIYQISKIVLLALVFSGFGVWTLSFINNELVSLKEFDPILAIKFIAVLLLFFISAIAANISLTNFGHKFIYELRYQSVKQILDTPNSVVNEIGKAKIIASLNNDIKTITFAFMSATGFIQSLVFIICASIYLCVIAPKIFIFLSIWIGATLFINTLFMKKIHLYFKHSRVQDDALQKHYDDIVEGHRELSLNRARASVCFDELNFTGDKKRQNMVKADIYHALSDNFTNIMLLGSVGLCVFLCVAFDWASLQTALSISLTILFLRGSFMSMVGSIPAALSAKVSLEKIVSLNLNKFKEGFKFDDSLSDNWQNIKLKDINFNYTHGRFSLKDVNLEIKRSEITFIIGKNGSGKSTLINLLCGLMRPSSGEIYLDSTKIDERNLQSYQAKISAIFADFYLFSQTLSHNGFASQSEIDELLALLEIDKKVSVIDNKLSTTQLSTGQRKRLSLLIAILEHRSILILDEWAADQDPLFKRKFYKEILPFLQSKGISIIAVSHDDSYFDVATRIILVKDGFVRELDESERISAAKDAVEKIK
- a CDS encoding coproporphyrinogen III oxidase family protein; the encoded protein is MIFKNFVENFAVNYAHNSIQRSLYNEFNIDILTTTYTKTPKKDKKYMLYAHVPFCHTFCPYCSFHKYHYEQELAKIYFENLREEMRQVKEAGFDFDSLYVGGGTTLINEPELEKTLKLAKELFSIDEISAESDPNHISPESLSRFDGLIDRLSVGVQSFDDETLKRVGRYEKFGSAKEIKRKLELALGKIPVISLDLIFNLPNQTKEQLINDINTAKSISPQQITFYPLMKSELTRENIARSLGVSNVDNEREFYEIIVSEFAKSGYKQSNAWAFSNEKSADLRDEYVGSNLEYLGVGSGAFSFLNGELVINAFNLLEYGKRIKNRQSPVIAKCGFSKKERLKYTFLTRLFDGGVDIKRYNDENNTNINKALFMELSLLKLVNAVYEENGIIKPTFFGKYICIVLMRDFYAGMDKVRAIFKDDAKIKRSKVLHIMSENTEQKYEPNIIQPRAAM
- a CDS encoding DUF2314 domain-containing protein, coding for MSFFKKILGKQIDLGKQMPIYFVSSDEDYMQRAFEQARESFRYFWREVYWERRRIVPALDYAMVKICFLDVVNGEEVGEHMWIDDVEFDGETIYGTLINEPDSVQNVKLGDQISAKIDEMSDWLFSIDGRAYGGFSVQAMRSRMQKKELKEHDKEWGLDFGDFNDILVVYEQKEHPENLIEHPMSKNTYEQVKQYIKEHPNMVTDADEFGYTQLHNEAIAGNLNLVNFLLENGADKNARTKSGKTAADFAENLGWSEIAKVLG
- a CDS encoding YajQ family cyclic di-GMP-binding protein — translated: MATEHSFDISAEVDMMEVKNALETAKKEIAARYDFKGLAAEVELNEKEKFITLLSSSDNKIDALEDIVISKLIKRNIPPVAITETKREPASGGNLKATLKLNDTLDAENSKKITKAIKDSKIKVSAQIRGEEIRVTSKSIDDLQECIKLVRGLNLELPISFKNLK
- a CDS encoding D-2-hydroxyacid dehydrogenase — its product is MKIVCLDAATLGENVDLSVFKKFGEFISYQKTKSDEVVPRLKGVDVVITNKVVINKAVMDATNLKLICISATGMNNVDLEHAKVKNIAVKNVAGYSTASVVQHTFALLFELTNRIKFYDEYVKSGEWVKSEIFTYLGADISEIAGKEFGIIGLGEIGHSVAAVARAFGANVSYYSTSGANKNSEFKQKSLDELLRSSNIISIHAPLNEKTRNLLGANEINLLKDEAIVLNLGRGGIVDEAAMARAIDERNLRFGTDVLESEPMSENSLFLNVKNKENLLITPHVAWGSLEARKTLITKIVANIENFINESK
- a CDS encoding glutathionylspermidine synthase family protein codes for the protein MINLKKITPLNNEFMEKIGFAWHTDNDNSSYIADEIVQVKASEADAYCEAANELYDMYVNAAQYVIDNNLFHEIGIPFNLVDIIKNSWENDVHWHLYGRFDLAGGLDGKPIKLIEFNADTPTAVFETAIIQWAMLKLNHMDEAEQFNNLYEALKQNFKRLITLGDDNVNFEDVYEGWGILFSSIAGSIEDEQTVKLLQYIAKEAGFETDFAYVDEVVFNDDEGIFKGDENFEYWFKLVPWESIAIDEGELALILSNIIKNQKAIIINPAYTLLFQSKGILKILWDLYPNHPLLLETSNEPLKGKKYVKKPVFGREGANVSIHDENGAQIASNDGEYDSNKAIYQEFYEFNQDERGESYQAGVFYAYEACALGYRKGGKILDNYSKFVGHFIKD
- a CDS encoding UPF0323 family lipoprotein, which translates into the protein MKHIKKIATYAAVGGFGAIVMAGLAGCGSDNGGDENALNEVAQKNGAFVIIEESAPGVYKILEEYPSTETRVVLKDINGTERVLSKDEIDKLLAQANANIDNGTSNLTKTSDAQLSSGGLSLGETILASAAGAILGSWIGSKLFGNQNFQATRQNSYKNPSAYTRSVDSFNKQKAANSAARSSGGKSGFFGGGSKSSSSSSSFGG